The sequence ACCACTGGCAATCGATCAGCGGTCGGGTTATCGTGTACCTCGATAAAGCTGGCCAGCGGATGCCCCGTTATGGAGAAATATGGCTTGTTTCGGGCTCACCCCGGCCAATCGATCCTCCACTTAACCCCGGTGAGTTTAATTACAAACGCTACCTTAGCTACCGGAACATCTATCATCAGCAGTACCTGCGCCCTTATCAACGAACGGTTGTGGGTAATGATCCCCCTAATCCGGTAACAAAACTGGCTACTGTTGTTAATCGTTGGGCCGACAGCGTTTTTACTCAACAAGTTGGCTCCCGCGCTGAATACGGTATTGTTAATGCCATGATTCTGGGCATTCGCGACGATCTGGACGCGGATTTGTATCGGGCTTATTCAGCGGCTGGGGCAGTTCATATTTTGTCGGTGTCAGGATTGCACGTCGGCATTCTCTTTGCCGTTCTGACTTACATCCTGAGCTTTCTGATTAAACGACCAAGGGGAAAAATCATAATGGCAGTACTGCAATTGGTGATTTTGTGGTTCTATGCCCTCGTTACAGGATTTTCACCACCCGTACTTCGGTCGGCGGGTATGTTTACGCTGCTCATACTGGCTAATGCGCTCGGTCGGCAACAGCAACTAATGAATACGCTAGGTGCATCGGCTTTTTTTATCCTATGTTTCGATCCTTATGCCTTGTTCTCCGCCGGTTTTCAACTGTCCTATCTGGCAGTGGCAGGAATTGGTGCCTGGCAATCATCACTAAACCAATTGTTTACATTTCGTAATAAATGGTTGAATCGACTTTGGGAGCTAACGACAGTGGCTATCGTGGCGCAACTCGTTACCTTTCCGCTCGGAGTGTTCTATTTTCACCAGTTTCCGACTTATTTTCTGGTGGCAAATCCGGTCGTAATTATCATGTCGGAGATTTTATTGCCACTGGCTATGGCAACGCTGGCGTTTAGCTGGGTGCCTTATCTGGCTGATTGGTTGGGCTGGCTTTTGCAGAAAACGGCCTGGCTTTTAAACTATGCCGTAACACAAACCGGTCAGCTTCCTGGAGCGGCCTGGGATGGTTTATGGCTGACACCAGTAGCAATGCTGCTTACCTATGCCGTACTATTGTGTGGTGTTGCACTGGTCATGACTCGTCATCGAGCCTTTTTGTGGGCTACATGCATGAGTGCATTACTACTTTCCGGTGCAATGCTCTGGAGTGACTATGAGCAGGCTCACCAGCAACGACTCGCCGTTCATTTTCTGCCTCATCGAACAGCAGTTAGCCTGACTTCTGGCCACGAAAGTACGCTGCTGACCGACCTCGATTCGGCTGACACTCGCTCGTTTGATTTCTACCTTAGGAATACATTCGGCCAATGGGGCGTTTCGCGACTTAATCGGGCTTCTGCACAATACAGTCGTTTCAACTCGTCAGGATCGAAACGAGTTTCCACGTTTTACCAGACCAGCGAGTACGCTTTATGGGTCTGGCAGGGAAAAACGCTTTTACTGGTCAATAAACTGACGGGCCGAAACCGATGGCGATTGCCTGCGGTTATCGATTACCTGATTATCCGCCGAAACGCGCTGCACGATTGGAATCAACTGAATGGACGGGTAGTGGCCCGGCACATTATTTTTGATGATTCGAACAAAACACCGCTGACTGACAGACTATTGACTGAAGCCCGGCCGCGTGGAATTAGCTGTTACTCCGTACGTCAGATGGGAGCGTATGTTAGAGAATTAGAGTGATAGCGTGTAAACAGAAGTGATACACGATCACTCCATTTATCACTAGTTTACCGCCTTAGTTAGCGAATCTTTCTTTGGCGCTGGTGGACGGAACCCCCCAATTTCCTTCTTCATGTCTTCTTTTTTAGACTGATAGAGAGCCCATTGATCGTTGGTTAGGATTGGATGAAGTTTATCCTCTTTTTCTTCGTTCATCATCAGCATCATATCCTGAATCTGTTTGATCGTTTCGGGAGATGGGCGTCCTCCACCCGTGCCAACGATATCTTTAATGGCGTCCTGCTGTTGGCTGGCGTATTCGTTATTCAGGGATTTAACGGCTTTTAGCTGGTCTTTGGATAAAGACAGGTTTTCTTTCAACCACTTCGTTTCTTTATTGGCCATATCCCCGGCTATATTGGGAATTGAAGCCCGTGGAGGAGAACTGGGCATATTTTGTCCCATACCGCCACCCATCCGGCCGCCATACCCACCGCCGTATCCACCACCATAGCCCCCATACTGACCAAAGCTCTGCTGGCCAAAGAGTAGGCCAGCACTCAGGCATATACTAGAAATCAATGTGGTTAAACGAATTCGGAATTTCATGATGATTGTTTGCTAAACAAGTACAGTTATTGAAATACGAAGTTCGGTAAAAATTAAAAGAATTGTACAACAAGTGAACGAATGGTTCCTGCCAACTCTGGAAATAGGCCAATAAAAACCAGTAAGATTGCTTGTGAATCGTCAAATAGGGGACAGACAGAGTATGAAGCAGGTAAAAAAAGTTTATCCAAATGCGAGAAGCTTCGCCTGCCCATTTGCCAGGTAATAAACCAGAAAAGCCTTTAATTTAACGGAAATAAGCCAAAACTTTTCTCGCAAACAGTCCGTTAGCCAAGTATATGGAAACGCTCGAAAAAATCCGTAAGGCGTACACCGAGTACGTACTGGAAAATGGAAAACAACCCACCTCCGTCTTTCAGTTTGCCAGGAAACTAAAGCTGGCCGAGGCTGACTTTTATAACGACTACGCATCGTTTGATGCAATAGAAGCTGATATCTGGTTAACGTTCTTTAACCAGGCAAAAGCAACCGTTGAGGCTGACGATACCTACCAAGGTTATTCGGTCAGGGAAAAATTGCTTGCCTTTTATTATACCTGGATCGAGTTACTCAAAGCACAGCGCAGTTTTGTTGTCTATAGTTTTGGGCGGCTGCGTGCAGAAAGCGGCATACACAGTGCTCGGGGCAGGTTGTCCGGCAGCCTTTCGACTAAAACCCAGGTTCTGAATCCCTTTAAAGAAGCTTTCTTCGACTATGCCCGCGATCTTTTGGCTGAAGGCCGGGAAAGTAAAGAGGTAGAACCACGTCCGTTCATTACCGATCGTTACCCGAATGCTTTATGGGCTCAAACGCTCTATTTACTCGATTTCTGGGTACGTGATGTCAGTAAAAACTTCGAGAAAACCGATACCGCTATCGAAAAAGCCGTTAACACCGCCTTCGATCTTATTGGTCGTTCTCCGCTCGATACCCTGTTCGACTTCGCCAAATTTATCTATCAGAATAAATAAGCGAATGGAGGTACGAACGATAGCGTGTTTAATTGGCTAAGCCAGTTCCACACGGTCATTTGTTCACCCTGTCGCGCAATCACTCATTAACAAATGAAAACCCAAAACTCCGTTCCAACGACCAAAGTTGCCCGTGCCAGCCAGTTTGTGAAGGCCGGGGTGAAGGTCGGCGGGAATTATATAAAACATTATAGTAAAAAGCTTCTTGACCCCGATTTATCGAAAGAGGAATTGCACAAGGACAATGCGGCTGATATTTACGAAGCATTAAGCGAATTGAAGGGCTCTGCTCTGAAAATGGCCCAGATGCTGAGTATGGACCGTGGCTTGTTACCCGTGGCTTATTCCGACAAGTTTACCATGGCGCAGTATTCAGCGCCACCGTTGTCGGGTCCGCTGGTTGTCAAGACGTTCAAGACTTATTTTGGGAAAACCCCGACCCAGTTGTTCGATAAATTTAACATTGATGCTGTCAATGCAGCCAGTATTGGTCAGGTTCATCTGGCCTGGAAAGACGGGAAGAAGCTGGCCGTGAAGGTACAATATCCTGGCGTAGCCGATGCCGTGAGTTCTGACCTGAAAATAGCCAAACCGCTGGCCGTTCGGTTGCTGAATCTGAATGAGCGAGATATTGACCGGTATATGGGAGAGGTAGAATCGAAACTCCTCGAAGAAACCGATTATGAACTAGAGCTCCGTCGCTCAATTGAAATTTCGGAAGCCTGTGCCCATATACCGGGCCTGGTATTCCCCAAATACTATCCCGAATTTTCATCCAGACGCATCCTGACAATGGACTGGGTGGACGGACTTCACTTAAAAGATTTCCTGAAAACGAACCCGTCGCAGGCGATTCGGAACGAGATTGGGCAGGCACTGTGGGATTTTTACGATTTTCAGATTCATACGTTACGGCAGGTTCACGCTGATCCGCATCCGGGGAACTTTCTGATGCGGCCTGATGGAACAATGGGCGTCATCGATTTTGGCTGCGTGAAGGTCATTCCTGAATTTTACTACGACAATTATTTTCGGCTTGTCAATCCTGACACCATCGAGAACAATGCTTTAACAGAGTCGATTTTTGAAAATCTGGAGTTTCTAACTCCACAGGATTCACCCAAAGACCGGGCATTTTTCTCGGATCTGTTTAAGCAGATGATCCGCATGCTGGGCGAGCCATTCGCCGTCGACGAGTTTGATTTTGGCGATGATACCTACTTTAATAAAGTATATGCCTTTGCCGAAGATTTGTCTAAAGTAGAGGAGTTGAAAAAGTCGAAAGTAGCACGGGGCTCGCAGGATGGTCTATACGTAAACCGAACGTACTACGGCCTTTACGCCATGCTTAATGAATTGAAAGCCAATGTGGTGACAACAAAACCCGAATGGTTGAAGTCGAAAAAGATAGCAGCCTGATCCAGCGGCAGATACTTGTATTTAGATTCGACAACAAGGAAGCCCGATGGCAATCGCCATCGGGCTTTTGGGTGGTTATAATCTACGGCGCTGAACGATGAAGGGGACACAAATTGAAGGTCGGCAAGCGGCAGACTCGTAGGCACCCATATCCACCCGGCCATCCTGAACGCGGGATTGCCCAACAAGGTCGGTAGCAGGTAAACCCGCTGTATCAGGATTACCCGCGTTGATGGCGGGACTGTTTAAACCCAGCCTGAAATTGCCAGTAGCGGGATTGACAAAAATCGGGTCAGTATTCAGGTTATTGCCTGCATTGTACCCGGGAGGGGCACTGACAAAATCCTGCGAGAGAAAGTTACCTCCAACGATAGAATTTCCAACCGTTGGAAAGGCCTGATAATCAAACGATATGGACTCATATTTATACGAAATATTATCCCAGATGATACAGTTTTTAATAACGGGATGAGGAAGGTTATTGTCATTCAGTTTATTGTAGCCGTCGCCATAGGCACTGTCCTGAATGGAAAAAGCCCCCCCGAATTCGATGACGACTTGTTTTGGGTGAAACTACAGTTAAAGAATCGAGGAGTACTGGTGCCATTGAAAAAAGACCCCGTAAATACAGCCCCACCTCCTGTTGCCTGATTACTGGTAAACAGGCAGTTATACAGGATCGGACTACAGTCCTGATTGTATGCATCGACAAAAAGGCCCCCTCCACTACCGCCAATGTTAAAACCGGCATGATTCCCGGTGAATATGCAATTGGTGATTTGTGGATTACAGTTAATCACAAATACGCCACCGCCCCAAAATGAGCGGTTATCAAGGAACAAACATCCCTTGATCGACGTGTTGGTAAAGTTATGAAGATAAATAGCCCCGCCACTGCCCAGGCCAATGGATTCATTGGCTCTAAATAAGCAATTGCTGATCAGAAAAGTAGATCCTTGTCCGCATGTCCCTCCGCTACTATACAGACCGCTTCCAAAACTCCCCCTGTTTTGCTCGATTGTACAATTAGTTATGGACGGTGTGCTGCATTTAGTCAGGCTGATATTATGAATGCCTCCGCCAGTTTTGCCAATATCATTTGCCTGAACCTCCTGACCTAGCAGATAGGATGTCGGGCCGTTTGCCAGATTGGCAACTCCTTCCCGAACTGTCAATCCGTTCAGTTGGGTAGTTGCATCAACATCCTGAAAAAAAACAACATGGTATGAGTTATCCGCCTGAGAAACTGGTAAAGCTGAATGATCGGTTGTGTCGTGGGGTATGCCAATATCGCCCGACAAAATGGTTTTATTGGCTGTATAATTTCGTTGCCCCAGGCTAGTCTCAGATCCGGCAAAACCGCCATAAACAGATACCCCTGTTGCAATACTAAACGAGGCTGCCCGATTGGTCGTCGTAGTCGGTTTGTACGTTCCAGCCGCTACCCAGAACTGTGTTCCGGCCGTTGCGATGGCTACACGATTAACTAATTGCGCTCCAGATAGCGAATTAGCCCAGGAATTACCAGAGCCAGTACCAGATCCAGATGGGGTTACATAGACAATAGGTTGAGCGAATGAAAACAGTGATAAAAATATATAGAAAATAAGAAAGGAAAGCTTTTTCATAAAAGTTGAAATAAAGTATGCTAATGCGAACAAACTTAAATAAAAATAACCTATTTAAGTCGAATTCAGTACCGAATTTGGTGGAAACTCCAGTAAGTGCATGGATTACCTTATAGACTTGAATTTATTGATTGGGTAACAGGATTACGATTATCAAAATAAAATCAGTGAAATTTACGTACTCATAAAGACTACACTGATCCGCCGAAGCGGTTAACGATAATGTTGCTGACTACCCATACGCCCGAACCCCATGCCAAGCCCCGTTTCGACGATATCTTCATGGAGTTGGCCGTTAACCTCGCCCGACGGTCACATTGTATCAAAGCGCAGGTTGGCGCGGTGCTGACCCGCGATACCCGGATCATTTCCATTGGCTACAATGGCCCACCGGCAGGAACGCACAATTGTGATGAAGAATTTCAGGGCGCTGGTTGTCCCCGCGATTCCAA comes from Spirosoma aureum and encodes:
- a CDS encoding ComEC/Rec2 family competence protein; its protein translation is MNGLGTRGQPFVRYAAGLISGIVLYVQFPDFFFIPLLAIVLGTGLFGWAFLRHSNQTIKPIQIKQGLGGLLILNALGWSIAYLHTDSNRSDNSIHLRESLRAYVGVVASQPEERARTYRVELEMTKGEWAVKTGRDHWQSISGRVIVYLDKAGQRMPRYGEIWLVSGSPRPIDPPLNPGEFNYKRYLSYRNIYHQQYLRPYQRTVVGNDPPNPVTKLATVVNRWADSVFTQQVGSRAEYGIVNAMILGIRDDLDADLYRAYSAAGAVHILSVSGLHVGILFAVLTYILSFLIKRPRGKIIMAVLQLVILWFYALVTGFSPPVLRSAGMFTLLILANALGRQQQLMNTLGASAFFILCFDPYALFSAGFQLSYLAVAGIGAWQSSLNQLFTFRNKWLNRLWELTTVAIVAQLVTFPLGVFYFHQFPTYFLVANPVVIIMSEILLPLAMATLAFSWVPYLADWLGWLLQKTAWLLNYAVTQTGQLPGAAWDGLWLTPVAMLLTYAVLLCGVALVMTRHRAFLWATCMSALLLSGAMLWSDYEQAHQQRLAVHFLPHRTAVSLTSGHESTLLTDLDSADTRSFDFYLRNTFGQWGVSRLNRASAQYSRFNSSGSKRVSTFYQTSEYALWVWQGKTLLLVNKLTGRNRWRLPAVIDYLIIRRNALHDWNQLNGRVVARHIIFDDSNKTPLTDRLLTEARPRGISCYSVRQMGAYVRELE
- a CDS encoding TetR/AcrR family transcriptional regulator, which gives rise to METLEKIRKAYTEYVLENGKQPTSVFQFARKLKLAEADFYNDYASFDAIEADIWLTFFNQAKATVEADDTYQGYSVREKLLAFYYTWIELLKAQRSFVVYSFGRLRAESGIHSARGRLSGSLSTKTQVLNPFKEAFFDYARDLLAEGRESKEVEPRPFITDRYPNALWAQTLYLLDFWVRDVSKNFEKTDTAIEKAVNTAFDLIGRSPLDTLFDFAKFIYQNK
- a CDS encoding ABC1 kinase family protein yields the protein MKTQNSVPTTKVARASQFVKAGVKVGGNYIKHYSKKLLDPDLSKEELHKDNAADIYEALSELKGSALKMAQMLSMDRGLLPVAYSDKFTMAQYSAPPLSGPLVVKTFKTYFGKTPTQLFDKFNIDAVNAASIGQVHLAWKDGKKLAVKVQYPGVADAVSSDLKIAKPLAVRLLNLNERDIDRYMGEVESKLLEETDYELELRRSIEISEACAHIPGLVFPKYYPEFSSRRILTMDWVDGLHLKDFLKTNPSQAIRNEIGQALWDFYDFQIHTLRQVHADPHPGNFLMRPDGTMGVIDFGCVKVIPEFYYDNYFRLVNPDTIENNALTESIFENLEFLTPQDSPKDRAFFSDLFKQMIRMLGEPFAVDEFDFGDDTYFNKVYAFAEDLSKVEELKKSKVARGSQDGLYVNRTYYGLYAMLNELKANVVTTKPEWLKSKKIAA
- a CDS encoding choice-of-anchor Q domain-containing protein; translation: MEFGGAFSIQDSAYGDGYNKLNDNNLPHPVIKNCIIWDNISYKYESISFDYQAFPTVGNSIVGGNFLSQDFVSAPPGYNAGNNLNTDPIFVNPATGNFRLGLNSPAINAGNPDTAGLPATDLVGQSRVQDGRVDMGAYESAACRPSICVPFIVQRRRL
- a CDS encoding right-handed parallel beta-helix repeat-containing protein produces the protein MKKLSFLIFYIFLSLFSFAQPIVYVTPSGSGTGSGNSWANSLSGAQLVNRVAIATAGTQFWVAAGTYKPTTTTNRAASFSIATGVSVYGGFAGSETSLGQRNYTANKTILSGDIGIPHDTTDHSALPVSQADNSYHVVFFQDVDATTQLNGLTVREGVANLANGPTSYLLGQEVQANDIGKTGGGIHNISLTKCSTPSITNCTIEQNRGSFGSGLYSSGGTCGQGSTFLISNCLFRANESIGLGSGGAIYLHNFTNTSIKGCLFLDNRSFWGGGVFVINCNPQITNCIFTGNHAGFNIGGSGGGLFVDAYNQDCSPILYNCLFTSNQATGGGAVFTGSFFNGTSTPRFFNCSFTQNKSSSNSGGLFPFRTVPMATATIN